The following proteins are encoded in a genomic region of Ornithodoros turicata isolate Travis chromosome 6, ASM3712646v1, whole genome shotgun sequence:
- the LOC135396873 gene encoding DNA mismatch repair protein Mlh3-like isoform X2 yields the protein MKLRKLPPDVVSKLRSGVAVVSIAHCTEELILNALDAGATAVAVRLNLHYHKVQVVDNGHGMSKEQLTACGERYSTSKCRSVADLEHPKFYGYRGEALASLAEMSGGLQIESRTAASETTYFKIFARGKVHKLTRSSENRPSVGTTVTVTDFMYNLPVRRRCVSETIDLEFCLQIIEGIALCHPNASFTLRNDITGEVCFQTHKTNSTLETFALLFGRSKAAALKCATHCEGTLSIKAYLSTEGHSSKQLQFIYLNDRLLLKTRVHKMINNVLKKYVFRGKSGFPTSPTKMKNKHPIFVVFLKCTSRTYDITFEPKKTMVEFANWDAVTKSLECLLGSFLRENQIISHDIVISGDLVYSQKTPEKPEHNPSLGMVASQLRVEDFRHALVSKRVSKLRQSDIAEDNVEKEAVVCQHHDEAPILPAQHSMAEVDEDKIMQTTEKGHSTEASAEQCKNLKLPMVSIALPPSYSDSSKNRGRLSLPKDKRVLDITKYSFQRKKPTAAKKPKGKEKCANVLQHVSPQKEICTHTSIKSRQAQSLERGTSERMDDVPEHLQEESTAFFQELAKDQCYKTIALKESSLIAQHGCSKATEKRVTFAEPSPYFGPGTNTWYFPHTRTSKHPQETSTLPYRQSKEHEHQQSTAEATPISKKLRRRFGQCTENANLKESTETHHSAYFLYDKSNIDNRSPRYGNGIIANDPSIHNAEDILYDHGESRYEYGHCDRDCDFEGVPNKVLRLNNPTFGDPSIETVEGLSQDDDESVCYEVRSVTNSYAINRNDSQCSFTTQPFTVTQEFQMPFFRYHEAALDPVKTQPPPSFKTETNRTSTRDTEIQKETSLNSLLEEETSSPLRNSLLSVSRPAISDVEYRANSCDEGSSSVIQCGQETNASLVSARSSSLPLTTLTFLRSKDNLSPTRNVQPTCLSQPNYDSSSDRHHFHSHISQQYSSERTTRNSVESISFINSQCNSKGKYFQEADLSAKAKSVLPECNVAHLSRHSVSSNMTKDPLKDIIGDDTQLPSFINDGTAVHQGTVNGITSSSEDRRGLPGVIQAMQITAPEVKGSASTTEEQNVEASEVEPENCEISPGWVAWEDPVSGQKMYINLPSGNSSFLPPPCLGEEKEPIKSPSLDLELRTNYVPCGDSKSLLSRPRVERPQFRCEPGQEQSSLVQLVQKWQNPVFTHNVLQDIPEAGLYRQKDSVTASFSIRQPYKFTKEMLEHIKVIGQVDAKFIACLMPVHDSGMFKDDCLVVLFDQHAAHERVRLEQLLEGQHESFGSIKRIRSSSVKPSLELSVEPDVLRRAVICQKELKQVGIQFTVKKSTVLVERLPTCLVERDNSERQNGRSPTLAKHAKEVLEEYTATLVSTKKTAITLPKVMHDVLSSQACRGAIKFGSVLGLLECQKILRGLATCSLPFQCAHGRPSVAPVVDLRYLTDKEVQQKPNLSKLHKAVSSKRVLSSQT from the exons ATGAAACTGAGAAAACTTCCTCCCGATGTCGTCAGCAAGCTTCGATCAGGAGTTGCAGTTGTGAGTATCGCACACTGCACGGAAGAACTTATACTGAATGCACTTGACGCTGGAGCGACAGCAGTTGCCGTGCGCCTAAATTTACATTACCATAAAGTGCAGGTTGTGGACAACGGGCATGGTATGTCAAAAGAACAGCTGACCGCATGCGGAGAAAG GTATTCGACAAGTAAATGTCGTTCAGTGGCAGACTTGGAGCACCCGAAGTTCTACGGATATCGTGGAGAAGCTCTTGCAAGTTTGGCGGAAATGTCTGGTGGCTTACAAATTGAATCAAGAACTGCAGCATCAGAGACGACATACTTTAAGATATTTGCCCGTGGTAAAGTGCATAAACTTACGAGGTCATCGGAAAATAGACCGAGTGTTGGCACGACCGTTACAGTCACGGATTTCATGTACAACTTACCAGTTCGACGAAGGTGTGTCTCTGAAACTATTGACCTGGAGTTCTGCCTGCAGATCATTGAGGGGATTGCCCTTTGTCACCCTAATGCATCATTCACACTGCGAAATGACATTACTGGAGAGGTCTGCTTCCAAACACATAAGACTAACTCAACGCTCGAAACATTTGCCCTGCTCTTTGGAAGAAGCAAAGCCGCAGCTCTAAAATGTGCCACTCATTGTGAAGGGACGCTCAGCATCAAAGCGTACCTCAGCACTGAAGGGCATTCCTCAAAACAACTACAGTTCATCTACCTCAATGATAGACTGCTACTCAAGACACGGGTTCATAAGATGATAAACAATGTCCTGAAGAAGTACGTCTTTAGAGGCAAAAGCGGCTTTCCAACTAGTCCTACGAAGATGAAGAATAAACATCCCATCTTTGTTGTGTTTCTTAAGTGCACATCAAGGACGTACGACATCACTTTTGAACCGAAGAAGACTATGGTGGAGTTTGCGAACTGGGATGCTGTGACTAAATCCTTGGAATGCTTGCTGGGCAGTTTCCTCCGTGAGAATCAAATAATCAGCCATGACATTGTGATTTCGGGAGACCTTGTGTATTCTCAGAAGACACCAGAGAAACCAGAGCATAATCCATCTCTTGGAATGGTGGCAAGTCAACTACGCGTAGAAGATTTTAGACATGCTTTGGTGTCAAAAAGAGTTTCAAAATTAAGACAATCTGACATTGCGGAAGACAACGTTGAGAAGGAAGCTGTAGTATGCCAGCATCATGATGAAGCACCGATCTTACCTGCACAACACAGCATGGCAGAGGTGGATGAGGACAAGATAATGCAGACAACAGAGAAAGGCCACAGCACAGAGGCGTCTGCGGAACAGTGTAAAAATCTCAAACTTCCCATGGTTTCAATTGCCCTGCCACCTTCATATTCAGATTCTTCTAAAAACAGAGGACGCTTGTCTCTCCCAAAAGATAAAAGAGTTCTGGACATCACCAAGTATAGTTTCCAAAGGAAGAAACCCACTGCCGCAAAGAAACCCAAAGgcaaagaaaagtgtgcaaatgTTTTACAGCACGTGtcaccacaaaaagaaatatgCACGCATACCAGCATAAAGTCACGGCAAGCACAGAGCTTGGAGAGAGGCACCTCCGAGAGGATGGATGATGTCCCTGAACATTTGCAAGAAGAATCTACTGCTTTCTTTCAGGAGCTAGCGAAAGACCAGTGCTATAAAACTATTGCATTAAAGGAAAGCTCTCTGATAGCACAGCATGGTTGTAGTAAAGCTACAGAAAAACGTGTGACATTTGCAGAACCAAGTCCTTATTTTGGTCCTGGAACTAACACATGGTACTTTCCACATACAAGAACTTCAAAGCACCCGCAGGAAACTTCAACGTTGCCCTATCGGCAGTCGAAGGAACATGAACATCAGCAAAGCACTGCTGAGGCTACTCCGATTTCAAAAAAGCTTCGACGTAGATTCGGTCAGTGCACTGAAAATGCCAACTTGAAAGAGAGTACAGAAACTCATCATAGTGCTTACTTCCTCTATGATAAGTCAAATATTGACAATCGTAGTCCACGTTATGGGAATGGCATAATTGCAAATGACCCTTCTATACACAATGCTGAGGACATACTGTATGACCATGGTGAATCCAGATATGAGTATGGGCACTGTGATCGTGATTGTGATTTTGAGGGGGTACCAAATAAGGTTTTAAGACTGAACAATCCAACATTTGGTGACCCTTCTATAGAAACTGTGGAAGGACTGTCACAGGATGATGACGAATCGGTATGTTATGAGGTCAGGTCGGTAACTAACAGCTATGCCATTAACCGGAATGATTCTCAGTGCAGCTTCACGACTCAACCATTCACGGTGACTCAAGAGTTTCAGATGCCTTTTTTCCGATACCATGAAGCAGCGCTTGACCCCGTAAAGACGCAGCCACCTCCTTCATTTAAAACAGAAACCAACAGAACTTCGACCAGAGATACCGAAATACAAAAAGAAACGTCACTGAATTCATTACTTGAAGAAGAAACATCTTCGCCGCTTCGAAACTCCCTTCTTTCAGTGTCGAGGCCAGCCATTTCTGATGTGGAATATAGAGCTAATTCCTGCGATGAAGGAAGCTCATCAGTAATACAGTGTGGCCAGGAAACAAATGCTTCCCTTGTTTCCGCTCGCTCCTCTTCCCTGCCGCTAACTACACTAACATTCCTGAGGTCTAAGGACAATCTTTCGCCCACTAGAAACGTACAGCCAACTTGTTTAAGTCAACCTAACTATGATTCATCGAGCGACAGACATCATTTTCACAGCCACATTAGCCAACAGTACTCCTCGGAGAGGACAACAAGAAATAGCGTAGAGAGCATTTCATTCATTAACAGTCAGTGCAATTCAAAAGGGAAATATTTTCAAGAAGCAGACCTTTCTGCCAAAGCAAAAAGTGTCTTGCCCGAATGTAATGTTGCACATTTATCGAGACACAGCGTTAGTAGCAACATGACAAAGGATCCTTTGAAAGACATTATTGGTGATGACACGCAGCTGCCAAGTTTCATAAATGATGGAACTGCAGTGCACCAAGGGACAGTCAATGGAATCACCAGTTCTTCTGAAGACAGACGTGGACTGCCAGGTGTTATCCAAGCCATGCAAATTACAGCACCTGAAGTGAAAGGATCCGCAAGTACTACAGAAGAGCAGAACGTGGAAGCATCTGAAGTTGAACCTGAGAACTGTGAAATTTCTCCTGGGTGGGTGGCATGGGAGGATCCAGTTTCTGGCCAGAAAATGTACATCAACTTGCCATCTGGAAATAGCAGCTTCCTGCCACCACCATGCTTAGGCGAGGAGAAAG AGCCCATTAAATCTCCATCCTTGGACCTGGAGTTGCGGACCAACTATGTCCCCTGCGGGGACTCCAAATCACTGCTATCGAGGCCTCGAGTGGAACGGCCACAATTCAGATGCGAACCTG GACAAGAACAATCCAGCCTTGTGCAGCTTGTACAAAAATGGCAGAACCCAGTATTCACACACAATGTACTGCAG GATATACCGGAAGCAGGACTTTACAGACAAAAGGATAGTGTAACAGCGTCGTTTAGCATTCGGCAGCCGTATAAATTTACAAAGGAAATGCTGGAGCATATTAAG GTGATTGGTCAAGTAGATGCTAAATTCATAGCATGCCTTATGCCTGTCCACGACAGTGGCATGTTCAAAG ATGACTGCCTTGTGGTATTGTTTGACCAACATGCAGCACATGAGAGAGTTCGACTGGAACAGTTGTTGGAAG GGCAGCACGAAAGCTTTGGGTCAATCAAGCGGATAAGATCATCTAGCGTCAAGCCCAGCCTGGAGCTTTCTGTGGAACCGGATGTTCTGAGAAGGGCCGTCATTTGCCAGAAGGAACTGAAGCAAGTTGGAATTCAGTTCACTGTAAAAAAGTCGACTGTGCTGGTCGAACGACTGCCAACTTGTCTCGTAGAGAGAGATAACAGCGAGAGGCAGAATGGAAGGTCGCCAACACTTGCCAAGCATGCAAAG GAAGTACTAGAAGAGTACACTGCAACTTTGGTCAGCACAAAGAAGACTGCCATAACGCTTCCTAAAGTAATGCACGACGTACTCAGCTCGCAAGCCTGTCGAG GTGCAATAAAATTTGGATCTGTTCTTGGACTGCTGGAGTGCCAGAAAATACTCAGAGGCCTGGCTACATGTAGCCTACCATTTCAGTGTGCTCACGGTAGACCATCCGTTGCACCAGTTGTCGACCTCAGGTATCTCACTGACAAAGAG GTGCAACAGAAACCGAACCTCTCAAAGCTTCACAAAGCAGTCTCCTCGAAACGTGTCTTGTCATCTCAAACCTAG